From the genome of Vicia villosa cultivar HV-30 ecotype Madison, WI linkage group LG2, Vvil1.0, whole genome shotgun sequence, one region includes:
- the LOC131648527 gene encoding uncharacterized protein LOC131648527, whose translation MGFGEKWMKWMESLVFTSSLSVLFNGSLTKEFTVSRGLRQGDPLSLFFIVLVAEDLSGLVRQPIQVGEFQRFAIKGSCCVDILQFVEDTLIVGDGSWKHVWAIKAVLRDFEIVSRLGINYHKSKLIGINTIVGFLEAVSLLLSCKLEDCNFYFLGIPIGFNPRKEATWNPLLLKNEESVGRMDKPLFEFGR comes from the coding sequence ATGGGTTTTGGGGAAAaatggatgaagtggatggagtCTTTGGTATTTACTAGTAGTTTGTCGGTGCTTTTCAACGGAAGTCTCACGAAGGAGTTTACTGTTTCTAGAGGTTTGAGGCAAGGTGATCCACTCTCTCTTTTCTTTATTGTGTTAGTAGCGGAAGATCTTTCGGGTCTAGTTAGACAACCTATCCAAGTGGGGGAATTCCAAAGGTTTGCTATTAAGGGCTCGTGTTGtgtggatattcttcaatttgtAGAGGATACCTTAATTGTGGGAGATGGTAGTTGGAAACATGTTTGGGCGATAAAAGCGGTACTTCGGGATTTTGAAATTGTCTCGAGGCTTGGTATCAATTATCATAAAAGCAAGTTGATTGGTATTAATACTATTGTAGGTTTCTTGGAGGCAGTTTCCCTCTTACTTTCTTGCAAGCTGGAGGAttgtaacttttattttcttGGTATTCCTATTGGTTTCAATCCAAGGAAGGAAGCCACTTGGAATCCTCTTTTGTTGAAAAATGAAGAATCGGTTGGAAGGATGGACAAACCGCTCTTTGAATTTGGTAGGTAG